The DNA window TCGGTGTCGTTGATCGGAATTCCGAATCGAAGCTCATAGTTGACCTTGCCAAAGACACGCTCGAAGCGGTCCAGTCGTTCGGGCGTCAAGTCGCCTGCGTATCCAATATCGTGGTTGCCAGCAACGTTCAtgattcttcttgtccaaatCTCCTCCGTCTCGGATCCATCCAGCATGCCTGCGAGCTCATACTCGTGTTCCGGCCACACGGCCACATCGTCGGGCACTCGTTCTCCGCCGCGGAAAGCTCGCTCCCAGAACCTGTGGCCCCGTATGTCAAATTCATCATCCTCTATCCATTGGCTGCCCAACAAGTCCCCGAGCACCGTAACGTGAGTCGGGCGCGACCACCAGTGCAGCGTTCTGTAGATGTGGGCGAGGTAGAAGTCGTTGCCGAAGAGGTCGAAGCGCTTGCGCAGAGACTCGAGGAACCACGGGATGTCTtcgaagaagatgtcgacAATGTCGTGCACAATCTGCCGCACGCGCTCGCGAAAGCACCAGTGCTCGGTGCGAAACGTGACATGGTCGAAGATGCTGAATACATGGGGGAACGTGCCCAAGATGACGGTTGGGATCGACGTATCGCCCTCTAGCTGGGGATCGCCCAGAGCGAGAAGCCGGAAGGGAGCCAGCTGCGTCGGCACATGGTCTGGTTCGGACTCGAGCTCGGTGTACGGCCAATGCAGTCGTTTGGTTGCTTCAAAGGCCTCGTTGGAGTCTCTCGACGACAGAGGAAACGCGCAGCCGCCGAAAAAGGGATAGAGATAGAGATAGATGGTGCAGGCTATTGCCAGAGGCACCAGGAGGCCCAAGCCATTGCGGAGAAACGCCGCGACTAACATGTAGCCAGCCGCATATGCAAAAGACACAAGAAAGGTGggaagagggggggaagaagaggagaattataaatagtaagtatagaagaagatgcggACTTGGAGGTTGTGATGGCCTCGAGAGATGGTGGTACGTACTGCAGATGCGTTAGTGGATTGGCGCTCAGGGGTCCAGTCCGTGATGCATAGCGCGGCCTTAGCAGCAACGTGGCGCCGGTACTTGATTTTAAGGCATAACTAGGTGCAATTTCATGTACCTACCGGTGCCCCGCATTAGTGTCTGATTCATAGCGACATCCCGAAACGATGCAGGTTTGAGGAAAGCTGACACAgttaaataagaaattacCTTGAGTGTTATACAGGGAATCTACAGTACACTTTCGATATAGCCATCTCTTTGTATAATTCTTAAAGGGTTACGTCAATGAATCAAGATCTTACAGAGCAAAATAAAATTTATCATGATTCCTTCTTACTGAAGCTGAGTTCAAGTCGCGTATCTATAAGCTCTGCCAAGTGGTGTTTGACTTGCTCAAGTACAATCTCACGACAGTCTTTCATGACATCTTGCTTTATCTCCTCTATAGTCTCATCGAACCtgttctctttctctgcaaACATATCGTCCACATCGACGTTGAGATGGCTCATGTATTTTCCCACGAGGTCTTCGACCATATTCTCGAGCGCATGGGAATAGATGAAATCATCGAGGAGTTCGCCAACTTGAGTCGccacctcttcttctccgtaTTTTCCACGGTTAGTCCCTTCTTCCCCCGATTCTTCACGAATAGCCTCTAGCTCGGCGAGGCGAGATTCCGTTTTGGCAAGGCGAGATTGCGTCTCGGCGAGGCAAGCCTCCATGCGGGCCAAACGAGTCTCCAAGTCTTTTCTCGAGTCGTGTATCACTTCGCCAGAAGCAGACTGTTCGCGTTTACGTTTACGCTTATCTAAAGCTGGGTTAGATACACTGCGGACaactttttatatttggCGTGCTCACTTGACGGATATAGCGGTGGTACACTTGCTTCTTTGGAGATGCTTGCAGTAGCTGCGGTTGCATTAAAAACCTCGCCTCCTTTGCCGTAGTATAACGATTTAAGATCAGAGATTTCTTCGTTTGTGCCTGGGCGGCATTGACCATTGGGCGAGAATATAGATGCAGCATGGCCCAAGTTTGACTTGATCGACTCTGGTATGTCGATATTCCCGAGCTGAATGGTGAAATCCTTGACAAGGGATAGCGCTTTCATTAAATTCAGCAGCTGTCCAGATCTTGCTTTAAGCTCAAGGGGATCATCTCTAGGGATAACAAGTGCAGCGTTTCGATCCATGTAGAAATGCAGCGACACGCTGCCCCCGTTGACATCCAACTCAATGGTACGGATGCTGGGAGGTAGTATGAATAGATAGATGGATAGCTTGTtattgtctttcttttttaaggAAAATTGAGCATGAAAGCTTGAACATGGCCTTGTTGGTGGTTAAAGTGTCCATGCTGATATCAAAAGAGAGACAATCAACGCTCTGCATTTGGCCATTCTCATTTGTCCACGTCGCACTGCTGTTTGGGAAAGAATGTTCGAATTTGCATTTCTCgacttgttcttgttctgaTTTGCGTTTTGATTTGCACTTGGCTGAAACACACTCGCTTATATGTTCGTGGTCAGAACTATCATGGGTTAGTTAGCATTGAGCTTCAGGCATAATAAGAGGGAACCTAGCTCTAGCATGGATATTATGGAAATAAGCAGTCACTTGAGAAGTAGTGGAAGGTCTCGCCGCTCAGCACCATAACAATATTATCCTCCGAGAAAAGTACTGAACAACGGAGGTGGACAGAGCATGCACTGCAGAAGCGGCGGAATCTCATTTCTCGTCGCTTACGATGCAATTGCAATAAACTTCTCCGCCACGGCCCACAAGAATCCAATTCTTCAACGGGTTCGCAAACCATGTCGAGTAGAATAGGTAGATATCTTGCGTTCAGAGGACCCTCTGGCCGGATATATCATACAGTAGAGTGACAATGGTAATCCTCGCAGGCGGACAGCCTGGCGGAGTTACACAGAAACCATTTCACTAACCAAGGAGGACTAGCAGGTTGGGTAGAAGGATCATCGTCACTTGGGTCGCCTTGAGTGCTCGACGCGCTAGTCGTCACCATGGTAGATTGATAAAGTGAAGCGCGGATGGTAAAGTCTGTGGACAGGATTGAGGTTAGCTCGGAACGGAAGATTTATACTCCTGTGCGAAGGAGGGAAGTCGCTCGTAAATGACAAGCAAGCGGGGAGCGTGGCTTTATACTAGAGCTTCTGCTAATAACTGCTGTACGTTATAGAGCTAGCGGGGCTTAGTCCCTAATCAACCCGTACTTTGTTTTACGCTTTCAGGCCTCGGCAAACTCCCTGCTTGATGCATCTcactactacctactatTTCTAGTAATAAGCGCACTTCAGATACTTCTAGTATTTGCGTATTTATATCCGGATATTGGGGTGAATCTGCGGTCGCTGCCGCTGACGGCATGGATCCATCCTCGGAGGTATGTCTTGTGGCCATGCAGGACGTGATGGGCGGGACAGCAGACGGTACGCAAAGAGTGCTGGATGGCTGGGAAGGAGCCTTTACGTTTGTCATCTGAGGCCTTGCTAAacaaagcagcttcttgataaTGTCTAACAGCCCATTCTGTTGAAGGCTGCCAGCTGCCCCAAGCCCTGCCAGGTTCACGGGTATACCTTTCGACTAACTGACACTGGGCCCCCGGTATATGGAACATTTCAAGAGCGCCATTTATATTTGTACCAGACGCTGTCTGGTCTTTCTGAATTACATGAGCGTGGCGTTGTTCACGGAAGCCTTTTATCCGagtcgcttcttcttccaaccaAAACATTAGCCAATGACTCGGAGGACAAATCACCAAAACAGGTAGTCATTCTTTTAAATATGGAACAACCGAAAGAGCACAGCCCGAGCATTTGCGTTGCACCTGAACTTTGGCATccggagaaaaaaaatagattTGACCAAGATTGATATCTAGGCGCTTGCTGCTTCGTGGTTACACGCTTTCTTGCGGTCATTAAAGGGCACCGCTGTCACCAACGGGCATACTTACCGCATTCTCCAAACTTCTTTGAATACGCGGGCCAAGGAAAAGTACATGAGCAAACCACTTGCAGAACTGCTGCGCTGAATGCTGGCTTGGGATCCGCAAAATCGTCCAAGTTCAAGGACGGCTCTTACACATAGTGTGGAAGCCTATTGTGACGCAGATGAAAGAAGCCGAAGGCAATAGAATGCGAAaacaagaggagaagatgaatgTTACTGGCGCGAACGACAAGAGAGTCATGGTGCGTTCGCCTGATTTAAATGAGTATGTAGATACATAATACAGGCAGAATAAGGCGCCTTGAGTATCTACCGCCTACACCAACAACTTCACTCTTCAAGATTTTACATACAAAGGCTAGCCTCCACTATGTTGCTCAAACACCTCAACTGGTTCTAAAGCCATCGCGTCCCCGTCTCCGGCGGCTCCATGGGTCTGGGCTTCTACGTCGCTGAGGCGGTCTCCAAGCATAGCGCATTACTATTAACAGCTCCAGTTATCTGATATCACGAAGGAAGTGTGTAAAATATCTTCAAGGTGAAAAGTTGGGTGAGTAAAATGCTACAGGGAAGAGTTGAATAGAAGCTTTACTATAGCAACGTCTCTTAAATGTACCGGGCAAGTCGTAATCCCCGCGAGCGTCTTCCTCTCATCGTCGACATGAACGTCATGTTTAGTTATTATACACCAGTACTGGACAATGCAAGATTGGCCGTGCGTCAGAATTAACCGATTTACTAGGCTGGCCTACATCATAGGCGCTGTGATTCCAAACCTACCTAGACTAATACACATGAATCCTCGGCATCACTAATCAAGTAATGGTCAGCCAAGGTCAGTTTCAGCAGTGTCAGAAAAAAATTACTGAAGCAGACTTTGAAAAGACATCCAAAAcacaacaaaaagagaattACACATTCCACATTATTAATGAAGGCTGAGTTTAGCTCAGACTCGGTGGGATAGAATGTCGGTCGCAAAAGAAGAACTTgaagggagaagaatgatGTACTATAAGTATGGGGCGATGTCCCTGAGACCAAATGTTGACCTCAACAAACGAGACACTGACTTCTTTTATTTGCTTAATTCGCGTCTCTAAGATGGCTCGGTCGTTAAACATTCTTGTACTTGGTGGCGCAGGAGCACAAAACTCCTATGTTGCCCAAGAACTTGCCCAGGCAGGACATAAAGTGCGCATCCTCAGTCGAGatacagaaaaagaagagcccaAAAAgttggcagccttggccggcgTTGAAGTCGTCAAGGGCGACACTTATGACGAAGAGGTGCTCACATCTGCCTTCAAAGGCATTGATTCTGTCTTTGTGAACACGAATGGCTTCGCAattggagagaagagcgaaatCTATTGGAGTATTCGCATCTACGAAATTGCACTCTGGGCTGGTGTAAAGCACTTCATCTATAGCACTCTGCCATATGTGTCCAAGAAGAGCGGTTTCAATCCCAGATTCC is part of the Trichoderma atroviride chromosome 1, complete sequence genome and encodes:
- a CDS encoding uncharacterized protein (EggNog:ENOG41); translation: MDPSSEAASCPKPCQVHGYTFRLTDTGPPVYGTFQERHLYLYQTLSGLSELHERGVVHGSLLSESLLLPTKTLANDSEDKSPKQVVILLNMEQPKEHSPSICVAPELWHPEKKNRFDQD
- a CDS encoding uncharacterized protein (EggNog:ENOG41); the encoded protein is MDRNAALVIPRDDPLELKARSGQLLNLMKALSLVKDFTIQLGNIDIPESIKSNLGHAASIFSPNGQCRPGTNEEISDLKSLYYGKGGEVFNATAATASISKEASVPPLYPSNKRKRKREQSASGEVIHDSRKDLETRLARMEACLAETQSRLAKTESRLAELEAIREESGEEGTNRGKYGEEEVATQVGELLDDFIYSHALENMVEDLVGKYMSHLNVDVDDMFAEKENRFDETIEEIKQDVMKDCREIVLEQVKHHLAELIDTRLELSFSKKES